TTACAGTAACGATGGTCTGCCATGGAAAGATGATAGAGTTCGTTAATATCATGGTACCTTTGAGGATAGTCGCTAATTATTCCGTCGAGGTGGCGCCACTGAAAATCGCATTTGATGTTggtttcaaaggttttacgatTTGCACAGATGAGGGGGATGAGGGCACAAAAGACATTTTGTTAATTTAGGTGACCTGAATTTTTTGAGCTAGAAGATGGTCAATAGAAATTTTAACTGTATGATGAAAATCTATTATTATTGTCTAAAATTGGACTAAGTTGTCAATCTTTGGACCTTTAATTGTATCATTTTtaacgttaagggtattatTGCTCTTCGttgtcaacgttaggggcatttttgcaccttatccctaataaaattatatataaataatatcaaattttatatattaaaaataaaatatcaagtaaTATAAAATGGAAAAACCATTACTGAAACTAAGCTGGAAATGAGCAACAACAACgttgaaaaaagcaaaaaattaaaagaactCAAAGACAATCTAAAAATTATAACTACATATTAATCAATTGGAAACCAATGTAATACCTGTAGAATTTCTCGTCATTTCAGATTCAATAGAGCAAAAACCATTACTGAAACTGAAGATACTTGCAATCTCACGGCTAATATAATTGATTATTTAGAACAATTCCATTGAAAATGAataggaaaaaataaatataaaaaacaaGGGAATTCGATTAATCTCATGGGATACAGTTAGAGAAATTTAAAAAGGAGGTGTGTTAGAGGGAAAAGGtaaattaatttcataaatttgttaattagttaattaatttttttataacaagtataattaaaaatattttttaatttgaaaaaaaaaaagtttcaccTCAATTTTATCGTTActattttgtaatatatatagattttattgCCGTTCATTTTCCACACGATGAAAATATTCGAAGAAAGCATTTTTTTCGAGCTTtctacatgaatatcataattaactataaaattacaactaaatcatattatcaaatttaattccTAATATATcactctttttttatatatgacaaataaaatatatttttaaacccTAATTTAAAAACTCTAAAATCTAATTCATGAATCATAAATCCTAGACAATATATTATAGACTTGAATTTATGAACTTTGATtttgtatgtaatttttttCCCTCACCTAATCCATAGCTCTACTTTAGTAAGAATTGAACCCGACTTGTAAATATAGGGgtgaaatacatgaatatcataaataattataaaattacaagtcaatcatattatcaaacttaatttttaatatgtcattattttctatatattataaataaagtatgactttatatcttaatttaaaaattataaactcaatttgtaaattctaaaccctaaaaaataaccTATCCTAaacatataatttataaattctaatccttaaaagaTATTAGAAATACTAATTCTACTAGTTTGACAttattcaaaatcattacttgtaaataatttttcaaatatgaATCTCTGTGTAAATTTGAGAAAATTACATAAAACTGCAAGattgaaaaactatttacacTAAAATAGCCCCTACTTTTTGAATGTTGTcatattattaaaaactctTTTCATTATGTCAATTATCAACCACGATTTGGttaatactaataattaaatatattttctttcttcatccatttctttttcttttacccTTTTCACATCTTTCATATTTCTGTTTCTACCATTTCCATTCTTTGGTACTATATCCTTCCAATTaatcattttcatatgtttataatttattaaattataaattagtgTCTAcaatttatatttgaaaatttaaaatttataaactatAGTCTAAAATTTACTTTTTAGAATATAAAGTTATGATTAatgatttatattttataattcagGGTTTATAAATTAGAGACTATGGTTTATTTTTATGGTATATGGTTTATTTTAGTATTTAGCATTTTTAAAATTAAGGTctaagatttatatttttaaaatctaaaattttatattattgtgTGTgattacaaattaaaaaaaatcacatgacagtttttttatttttttactgaAACCACGTTTGTAGAATTAGAAAACCACCACTTGAcaattgtaaaataaaattattgtttttgATATATTAAGGATTAGATTATCAATTCTGATTAAAAAgtagatattattattatttgtgatttttatgTAACCAACCCTGTAAATTTCCCTCCCTAAATATAGGTCCAGTCAGATGGTAGTCGGGCCTGGCCCAACTTACATATTCagttctttctctcttttcatctgCCGCCACTCCATCTCCCCATTTTCTCCTCCTCACTTTCGTTCCCTTTTCCCTCTCTTCCTCTGCATACTATCGTCACTCCTTCCTCTATCTTCCTCGCCGGAACTCGCAGTTCCTAGCTGGTCATTATCTGCTCACGGTATCGCCATTCCCTGGTGAAGTCTGCTGCTTTCTAGCTATTTCTTTGatatttatcttcttcttttttttttttgaaatcaaACAGAATCTTCTTATTGTAACTAGTTTTCTGAGGGTGAATATGCATTGCGTTAATATtattttggaaatttggaaTCTTAGCTACgctttttaactttttcattAGTGAACTGAATATGCAATTTATCCTATAAATTGGAATTTTCCGATTTAAGATGATcaatttttgtttgattttggtGTCTTTGTTGGGATACAAATCTTCATTGGTTTTGACTTGTCCTTTATATGGTTTCTTTATTTTGAGTTCTAATCTCTTAATTACTTGAACTGAATAGATGGGTTGAATTGCTAACTATTGATGTGTAAATTTTGTGCTTTGTCGGGATGCAAATTGAAAAGTTGATTTCATGGCTTTGTCACAGATTCAAATTTGACTTTGATTATGAATCTCAATACCCTAGGTCCTTAAGTAAAATCTCTTTGAAACTGTCGAGCTAAATTGTTACTTCGGGCATGTGATTTATATGTTTTGGTTGATTACATTATGAATGTAGCTTAGCATTTGGACTAACAACAGATAGTTATCAGCTTAGCACAAAGTTTAATAATGCTTGAAATTGGAATTTTTGTTCCTAATTGGGGAATGGGGATCCTAGCGGGTCAGGGAGCCAGgagtattttctttttcttcctgttTGATAACTGGGGCGGGACAGGGAATTCTTGATCTGTTCAGGGACTTCTCCGTCCTCTCCCCTCCCTTTTTGCAATCCTACAACCACTGAAAAGCCATGGCTGTCATTTGGTAGTGTTTTGTCTTTTTTCAAATACTCAAGCCAATAGAATTTCATATTAATAACTTTGATTTTTTATAATAGAATCTAATTAAAGTGTGAAGATacaatttgtttgtttttctctttcattttcctaccaaaaaaaaagtgtGAAGACACAATCTCTATTGACAAATCTTATAAAAGACAATTTACTCATCATAACtgaattcattttatttatattcTTCGTAATGCATGACCAAAATAGTAATTATGAGATATAtgttaaaaaaaaggaaaagaaaaaaacatgtGTATTAAAACTGTAagaaaattaattaactaagaATATTATCATCTTATATGCTTGTAAGAATAACATAAAATAAGATGGCTAGAAATGAATATATTATTGTTTATCAACAAGTTCTTTACATGTTACATTTTTTACATCAATTTTTATGATTTGTAGAGAATGGGAATGGTGAACTAAATTATGATACTGCTTCTTTTAGCTAAAGTTGTTAAAGTAAGTCATTATCAATATTATATATTGGAGTCGTAGTTTTGAATTTGTGATTTATAATATTTTCCTTATCCAAGGAAAATGTATGTTATTTTTTGTTGCTTTCTCATGCTTGGTTCTGGTTCTAAAATTGGTAAGTTGTCTTATCTTATGCCAAACTCTGACTCATTATGTGATGAAGATAACTTGTTTGATGGAATCACTGACTACATTATTGCTTGCCCATTGTTTTCCCTCTTAATATTAAAACTTTACTTTAGTTTAATTAAATTGGAGGGAAGTGGCTTGCATGTTCAGATTGTTCTCTAGAAGATCCACAACATTTGCACTTGCAAAGCAATATAAAAGCTTCAAATGGAGATGTCTACGGCAACATGGATTCTCGGCCCAAGCTGCCCGGTTGACCCTGCAACTAGGCATTTCTCTTCCAGAGTTCGATCCTTATGCTTATGGTGCTATGATTCGAAACTGTATCCAAGCCGGTGATTTTATTGTCGGGAAGGCTATTCATTGTCAGATACTAAAGAGGGGAAATTGCTTAGATTTATTTGCTTACAACATTCTTTTAGATTTTTATGTCAAGTCAGATACATTGTCAGATGCGAGGAAGTTATTTGATGAAATTCCTGAGAGAAATACGATATCGTTTGTGACTCTGGTTCAGGGTTATGCGCAGTCATCTCAGTTAGACGAGGCTGTTGATTTATTTTCTAGGTTACATAGAGAAGGTCATGAGCTGAACCCTTTTGTATTCACTACAATTTTCAAGTTGCTAGTTGGTCTGGAGTTGGCAGAATTGGGTTGTATTCATGCTTGCATCTTTAAGCTTGGTCATGACTCAAATGCCTTTGTTGGGACTGCTCTAATTGATGCCTACTCTGTTTGTGGTTATGTTGAATCTTCAAGACAAGTTTTTGATGCAATTACTTGCAAGGACATGGTTTCTTGGACTGGGATAGTAGCTTCCTATGCTGAGAATGATCGTTTCGAAGACTCTTTGCAACTTTTCTCAAAGATGAGAATGGCTGGTTTTGCTCCTAACCATTTTACCTTTGCTGGAGTGCTCAAAGCTTGTGTTGGACTAGAGTCCTTTAAAGTGGGAAAAGGTTTACATGGTTGCATTTTAAAAACTCGTTATGAGCTGGATCTTTATGTGGGTGTTGGCTTGCTTGACTTGTACACAAAGTCAGGAGATTACTGTGATGCTCTACAGGCTTTTGAGGAGATGCCCAAAGATGATGTGATTCCTTGGAGTTTCATGGTTGCACGATATGCTCAGAACAGCGAAAGCAACCTGGCTTTGGAGATGTTTTTCAAGATGAGGCGAGCTTATGTCATCCCTAATCAGTTTACATTTGCTAGTGTGCTGCAAGCATGTGCAACTATGGAAAGCTTGGACTTGGGGAAACAAATGCATTCCCATGTAGTCAAGGTTGGTTTAAACACAAATGTGTTCGTTTTAAATGCTCTAACGGATGTATATTCTAAATGTGGAAGGATGGAAACTGCCATGGAACTCTTTGTGGAATTGCCAAATAGAAACGAGGTAACTTGGAACACAATTATTGTTGGCTATGTGCAGTCTGATGATAAAGAAAAGGCCTTAAGTTTGTTCAAAGACATGCTTGAATGTCAAGTTCAGCCTACTGAAGTAACATATTCAAGCATTTTGTGTGCTTCTGCTAGTTTAGCAGCCATGGAGTTAGGTATTCAGATCCATTCATTGTTGGTGAAAACCAATTATGACAAGGATACGGTGGCTGGTAATGCTTTAATTGATATGTATGCCAAGTGCGGATGCATTAAAGAGGCACTTTCAGTGTTTGACATGCTCGGTGAACGGAATGAAGTTTCTTGGAATACTATGATCTCCGGATATTCCATGCACGGTTTAGGCAAGGAAGCTCTAAATTTTTTTCAAATGATGCAGGAAACAAAGTGTAAACCAAACAAAGTAACCTTCGTTGGTGTCTTATCAGCATGTAGCAGTGCAGGTTTGTTAGATACAGGACAAACTTATTTCAAATCAATGGTACAGGACTATGGCATTGAGCCATGCATGGAGCACTATACATGTATGGTCTGGCTATTAGGGAGGTCAGGTCATCTCGATAAGGCAGTAAAGTTGATAGAAGAAATCCCATTCGAGCCAAGTGTTATGGTCTGGCGTGCATTACTTGGGGCTTGTGTTATCCATAACAATGTTGATCTGGGAAGAATATCTGCAGAACGTGTTCTTGAGATTGACCCTCAAGACGAGGCATCCCATGTGTTGTTGTCGAACATATATGCCACAGCAGGGGAGTGGAAAAATGTAGCTTCTGTTAGGAAAGCCATGAAAAACAAAGGGGTAAGGAAAGAACCGGGCTTGAGTTGGATTGAGAACCAAGGCAGTGTTCACTATTTCTCTGTGGGGGACACTTCTCATCCTGACATGAAATTGATTTGTGGAATGCTTGAGTGGTTGAAGATGAAAACCATGAAAGCAGGCTATGTTCCTGATATTAAGGCTGTTTTGGTTGATGTGGaagatgatgataagaagcggcGGTTGTGGTTACACAGTGAAAGGCTAGCTTTAGCTTTTGGTTTAATCAGGACGCCTCCTAGCAGTCATATTCGCATTATGAAAAATCTGCGGATATGTTCAGATTGCCATTCTGCAATAAAATTAGTATCAAAGATCGTGGGGCGGGTAATAATCATCAGAGATATGAATCGGTTCCATCAGTTTGAGAATGGAATTTGCTCTTGTGGTGACTATTGGTGACTAATGAGATCCTAGATGGCCATTCTCCTGAAATCCATATCTCTGTGTAACAGGTATTGATCAGTTATTATAGAGGATAATATCTATTTCTATGTGTGAGATAATCTTTTCCTTTAATCCACCATTTTGGGGGTGGAGTTAGATTTAATTTTATGGATAGATGAAAATGAGGATAGGAGGATTTAATCAGAGGTTGACATGCTTTTGCTTGTTTCCTTTGATCAAGTTTGGTGATTTTGAGTATAAAGCTATATGTGGACTCTATCATAAGGTTCGGCTTTGATATATTTCCTACAAGTAGAAGTCTTGCTATTATTATCATTGCGTATCCTACGGTTTAATACATTCAGGTCTCTGTACTTGCCCAAATAATTCAATTCtgagtttgtttaaagtgatttattGGTATCTTgtacttgtttaaagtgatccaTCGATACATGAACTGACTTAAAGTGATCTATTTGCGCTCTTAAGTTGAAAGGTGTTTCAACTTGTCCAAATCGGCACTTTACTCAGCTGCCACACAGTATGTGAGGCCGTGAGCACATCTTGTGTATTTAGCTGTCTGAATTTGCTATCAATATGGTTGGCAGTTTTGCTTAATTAGCTATCATTATCTAAATTGTTTTTT
The DNA window shown above is from Euphorbia lathyris chromosome 1, ddEupLath1.1, whole genome shotgun sequence and carries:
- the LOC136210637 gene encoding putative pentatricopeptide repeat-containing protein At5g13230, mitochondrial isoform X1; the protein is MFRLFSRRSTTFALAKQYKSFKWRCLRQHGFSAQAARLTLQLGISLPEFDPYAYGAMIRNCIQAGDFIVGKAIHCQILKRGNCLDLFAYNILLDFYVKSDTLSDARKLFDEIPERNTISFVTLVQGYAQSSQLDEAVDLFSRLHREGHELNPFVFTTIFKLLVGLELAELGCIHACIFKLGHDSNAFVGTALIDAYSVCGYVESSRQVFDAITCKDMVSWTGIVASYAENDRFEDSLQLFSKMRMAGFAPNHFTFAGVLKACVGLESFKVGKGLHGCILKTRYELDLYVGVGLLDLYTKSGDYCDALQAFEEMPKDDVIPWSFMVARYAQNSESNLALEMFFKMRRAYVIPNQFTFASVLQACATMESLDLGKQMHSHVVKVGLNTNVFVLNALTDVYSKCGRMETAMELFVELPNRNEVTWNTIIVGYVQSDDKEKALSLFKDMLECQVQPTEVTYSSILCASASLAAMELGIQIHSLLVKTNYDKDTVAGNALIDMYAKCGCIKEALSVFDMLGERNEVSWNTMISGYSMHGLGKEALNFFQMMQETKCKPNKVTFVGVLSACSSAGLLDTGQTYFKSMVQDYGIEPCMEHYTCMVWLLGRSGHLDKAVKLIEEIPFEPSVMVWRALLGACVIHNNVDLGRISAERVLEIDPQDEASHVLLSNIYATAGEWKNVASVRKAMKNKGVRKEPGLSWIENQGSVHYFSVGDTSHPDMKLICGMLEWLKMKTMKAGYVPDIKAVLVDVEDDDKKRRLWLHSERLALAFGLIRTPPSSHIRIMKNLRICSDCHSAIKLVSKIVGRVIIIRDMNRFHQFENGICSCGDYW
- the LOC136210637 gene encoding putative pentatricopeptide repeat-containing protein At5g13230, mitochondrial isoform X2, giving the protein MIRNCIQAGDFIVGKAIHCQILKRGNCLDLFAYNILLDFYVKSDTLSDARKLFDEIPERNTISFVTLVQGYAQSSQLDEAVDLFSRLHREGHELNPFVFTTIFKLLVGLELAELGCIHACIFKLGHDSNAFVGTALIDAYSVCGYVESSRQVFDAITCKDMVSWTGIVASYAENDRFEDSLQLFSKMRMAGFAPNHFTFAGVLKACVGLESFKVGKGLHGCILKTRYELDLYVGVGLLDLYTKSGDYCDALQAFEEMPKDDVIPWSFMVARYAQNSESNLALEMFFKMRRAYVIPNQFTFASVLQACATMESLDLGKQMHSHVVKVGLNTNVFVLNALTDVYSKCGRMETAMELFVELPNRNEVTWNTIIVGYVQSDDKEKALSLFKDMLECQVQPTEVTYSSILCASASLAAMELGIQIHSLLVKTNYDKDTVAGNALIDMYAKCGCIKEALSVFDMLGERNEVSWNTMISGYSMHGLGKEALNFFQMMQETKCKPNKVTFVGVLSACSSAGLLDTGQTYFKSMVQDYGIEPCMEHYTCMVWLLGRSGHLDKAVKLIEEIPFEPSVMVWRALLGACVIHNNVDLGRISAERVLEIDPQDEASHVLLSNIYATAGEWKNVASVRKAMKNKGVRKEPGLSWIENQGSVHYFSVGDTSHPDMKLICGMLEWLKMKTMKAGYVPDIKAVLVDVEDDDKKRRLWLHSERLALAFGLIRTPPSSHIRIMKNLRICSDCHSAIKLVSKIVGRVIIIRDMNRFHQFENGICSCGDYW